One window of the Punica granatum isolate Tunisia-2019 unplaced genomic scaffold, ASM765513v2 Contig00027, whole genome shotgun sequence genome contains the following:
- the LOC116189845 gene encoding proline-rich receptor-like protein kinase PERK1, translated as MASPQGITFSFPYFQQPPAAATHPPPPQPDKFPPPWPHVLPPPPPVPHPVAPPPPHVLPPPTPHTHPFDPPPPHIHPPPHPLPPPPAPDHPHHTVIIVVVISCGGLLFGAFLAAALFCFLKKRKKKTRKETEVIHFDEHRKVKEKIVKGLHGTEAVVLSIEDDVHISEEVKKDEKVSKGSHNKDLDITETSEGFGTNAEAGGGAPGGPAGEQHHYHFHQHHLENKS; from the coding sequence ATGGCATCTCCTCAAGGCATCACCTTCAGCTTCCCATACTTCCAACAGCCACCAGCAGCCGCCACTCACCCACCTCCACCGCAGCCGGATAAGTTCCCTCCCCCGTGGCCTCATGTTctccctccaccaccaccAGTCCCCCATCCTGTGGCCCCGCCACCACCCCACGTCCTCCCTCCACCAACTCCCCATACCCACCCGTTTGATCCCCCGCCACCACACATCCACCCACCACCGCACCCATTGCCACCACCGCCTGCCCCAGACCACCCCCACCACACGGTCATAATCGTCGTGGTCATCTCATGCGGGGGCCTCCTCTTCGGTGCATTCCTTGCGGCAGCCTTGTTCTGCTTCCTCAAGAAGCGGAAGAAGAAGACGCGGAAAGAAACCGAGGTCATTCACTTCGACGAGCACCGCAAggtaaaagagaaaattgtGAAAGGGCTGCATGGGACCGAAGCGGTCGTACTATCAATCGAGGATGATGTCCACATTTCCGAAGAGGTTAAGAAGGATGAGAAGGTTAGCAAAGGGAGCCATAATAAAGATTTGGATATTACTGAGACCTCCGAGGGTTTCGGTACCAATGCGGAAGCCGGGGGAGGAGCTCCGGGTGGCCCTGCAGGAGAACAACACCACTACCATTTCCACCAGCACCACCTTGAGAACAAATCCTAA